In one Cervus elaphus chromosome 9, mCerEla1.1, whole genome shotgun sequence genomic region, the following are encoded:
- the ABCA7 gene encoding phospholipid-transporting ATPase ABCA7 isoform X3, with amino-acid sequence MAFWTQLMLLLWKNFLYRKRQPIQLLVELLWPLFLFFILVAVRHSHPPLEQHECHFPNKPLPSAGTIPWLQGLICNVNNTCFPWRTPGEEPGVLSNFKDSLVSRLLADARTVLGGPNAHRMLASLRKLMPILKAARTARATFPWPSDQPKEGLSLATQLLGTLLQGESLGSVLGQAQESMGSLVETAEDMAQELLELPSLGELWALLQRPHRPGGPLEAVAEALCSARGPSKPGGPSLNWYEASDLKELVGQEPAQALRDNSLSPTCAELTGALDTHPLSRLLWRRLKPLVLGKVLFTPDTPFTRQIMAQVNRTFQELALLKDIQEVWGLLGPQLFNFLNDSANIAMLQRLLQIQDKGRRQPRPGGGARVEDLRAFLNPHSSGYSWQKAHADVGHLAVTLGRVMECVTLDKLEAAPSEAALVERALKLLSEHRFWAGIVFLGPEDSPDPAQSPGPGHLRIKIRMDIDDVTRTNKIKDRFWDPGPAADPLTDLRYVCGGFVYLQDLLERAAVRVLTGTTPHAGLYLQQMPYPCYVDDAFLRMLSRSLPLFLTLAWIYSVALTVKAVVREKETRLRYTMRAMGLSATALWLGWFLSCLGPFLLSTALLVLVLKLGDILPYSHPGVLFLFLAAFAVATVVQSFLLSAFFSRANLAAACGGLAYFLLYLPYVLCVAWRDQLPMGGRVAASLLSPVAFGFGCESLALLEEQGEGAQWHNMGTGPTADVFSLAQVSGLLLLDAALYGLATWYLEAVCPGEYGIPEPWNFPFRRSYWFGSQTPKGPAPVLAVQDPKVLVEEAPPSLIPGVSIRGLEKRFPGNPQPALCGLSLDFYQGHITAFLGHNGAGKTTTMSILSGLFPPTAGSASVLGHDVRTSMAAIRPCLGVCPQYNILFDLLTVDEHIWFYGRLKGLSAAAMGPEQDRLLQDMGLIPKRHAQTHHLSGGMQRKLSVAIAFVGGSQVVILDEPTAGVDPTSRRGIWELLLKYREGRTLILSTHHLDEAELLGDRVAIVAGGRLCCCGSPLFLRRHLGSGYYLTLAKGPPPLATSKKGETGLKNSMDAGQKREPGGQASSAGAAQLWAIVQRQVPGTRLVKDLPHELVLALPYKGALDGSFAELFHDLDQRLGELGLTGYGISDTSLEEIFLKVVEDCAVDTGPEDGRPRQGSCLGISHPDTTRQLQVPPEETALENGGLAGSAPETQALQGSGPATTGRVHSWALTCQQLRALLLKRFLLARRSRRGLFAQIVLPALFVGLALVFSLIAPPFGYYPALRLSPSMYGSQVSFFSDDTPGDPEHTRLVEALLKEAGLEEPYPKSNSSRAPACARPVFCHFSVPEVPADVAEVLASGNWTLESPSPACQCSRPGARRLLPDCPAAAGGPPPPQAPTSSGEVVQNLTGRNLSDFLVKTYPRLVRQGLKTKKWVNEVRYGGFSLGGRDPGLPSGLEVGHSVEELRALLNPTPGEALEHLLNNLTAWAVGLDTQDGLKIWFNNKGWHAMVAFVNRANNALLRAHLPPGLSHHAHSITTLNHPLNLTKEQLSEAALMASSVDVLVSICVVFAMSFVPASFILVLIDERVTRAKHLQCMGGLPPTLYWLGNFLWDMCNYLVSACIMVLIFLAFQQRAYVAPANLPALLLLLLLYGWSITPLMYPASFFFSVPSTAYVVLTCINLFIGINGSMATFVLELFSDQKLQKVSRILKQVFLIFPHFCLGRGLIDMVRNQAMADAFERLGEGHFQSPLRWEVVGKNLLAMFIQGPIFLLFTLLLQHHNRLLPQPKLRPLPALGEEDEDVARERERVVQGATQGDVLVLRNLTKVYPGQKTPAVDRLCLGIPPGECFGLLGVNGAGKTSTFRMVTGDTLPSGGEAILEGHSVAQEPAAAHCRMGYCPQSDAIFELLTGREHLELYARLRGVPEAQVAQTASYGLARLGLPQHADQPAGTYSCGNKRKLATAMALVGDPALVFLDEPTTGMDPGARRFLWNSLLDVVREGRSVVLTSHSMEECEALCSRLAIMVNGRFRCLGSTQHLKGRSKSAADFVAQAFPGAELREAHGGRLRFQLLPGGRCTLALVFGLLAASGAEHGVEDFSVSQTTLEEVFLYFSKDQGKEEDEKETEVGADPVPGPQRPKLITQFLDDHSMAETVL; translated from the exons ATGGCCTTCTGGACACAGCTGATGCTGCTGCTTTGGAAGAATTTCCTGTATCGCAAGAGGCAGCCG ATCCAACTCTTGGTGGAGTTGTTGTGGCCgctctttctcttcttcatccTGGTGGCCGTTCGCCATTCCCATCCCCCACTCGAGCAGCATGAAT GTCATTTTCCCAACAAGCCACTCCCCTCAGCGGGCACCATCCCTTGGCTCCAGGGCCTCATCTGCAACGTGAACAACACCTGCTTCCCGTGGCGAACCCCCGGCGAGGAGCCTGGCGTCCTCAGCAACTTCAAGGACTCCCT GGTTTCCCGGCTCTTGGCAGATGCTCGCACTGTCCTGGGGGGCCCCAATGCCCATAGGATGCTGGCTAGCCTGAGAAAACTGAtgcccattctgaaggctgcacGCACAGCCCGAGCAA CCTTTCCTTGGCCCAGTGACCAGCCCAAGGAGGGATTATCCCTGGCCACTCAGCTTCTGGGGACACTGCTgcaaggg GAATCCCTGGGCTCTGTGCTGGGCCAGGCCCAGGAGTCCATGGGCAGCCTTGTGGAGACTGCAGAGGACATGGCCCAGGAG ctcctggagCTGCCCAGCCTGGGGGAGCTGTGGGCCCTGCtacagagaccccacaggccaggtggTCCCCTGGAGGCGGTGGCAGAAGCCCTTTGCAGTGCCAGGGGGCCCAGCAAACCAGGTGGGCCCTCCCTCAACTGGTATGAGGCCAGTGACCTGAAGGAGCTGGTGGGGCAGGAGCCAGCGCAGGCCCTGCGGGACAACAGCCTGA GCCCCACCTGCGCTGAGCTGACGGGGGCCCTGGACACCCACCCCCTATCCCGCCTGCTGTGGAGGCGCCTGAAGCCACTGGTCCTGGGGAAAGTACTGTTCACGCCTGACACACCCTTCACCCGGCAGATCATGGCCCAG GTCAACCGAACTTTCCAGGAGCTGGCGCTGTTGAAGGACATCCAGGAGGTGTGGGGGCTGCTGGGACCCCAGCTCTTTAACTTCCTGAACGATAGTGCCAATATCGCCATGCTGCAG AGGCTCCTGCAGATCCAGGACAAGGGAAGGAGGCAGCCAAGACCCGGAGGTGGGGCCAGAGTGGAAGATCTTCGTGCCTTTCTGAATCCCCACAGCAGTGGCTACAGCTGGCAGAAGGCCCACGCTGATGTGGGACACCTGGCGGTCACACTGGGCCGTGTGATGGAG TGCGTGACTCTGGACAAGCTGGAGGCCGCCCCTTCAGAGGCTGCCCTGGTGGAGCGGGCCCTTAAGCTGCTCTCCGAGCACCGTTTCTGGGCCGGCATCGTTTTTCTGGGGCCCGAGGACTCCCCGGACCCCGCTCAGTCCCCAGGCCCTGGCCACCTGCGCATCAAGATCCGCATGGATATCGATGATGTCACAAGAACCAATAAGATCAAGGACAG GTTTTGGGACCCCGGTCCGGCCGCTGACCCCCTGACGGACCTGCGCTACGTGTGCGGTGGCTTCGTGTACCTGCAGGACCTGTTGGAGCGCGCAGCCGTGCGCGTGCTCACAGGGACCACCCCCCATGCCGGCCTCTACCTCCAGCAGATGCCCTACCCCTGCTACGTGGACGATGC GTTCCTGCGCATGCTGAGCCGGTCACTGCCACTCTTCCTGACACTGGCTTGGATCTACTCGGTGGCCTTGACGGTGAAGGCCGTGGTGCGTGAGAAGGAGACTCGGCTGCGCTACACGATGCGCGCCATGGGGCTCAGCGCCACTGCGCTGTGGCTGGGCTGGTTCCTCAGCTGCCTCGGGCCCTTCCTCCTCAGCACCGCGCTGCTTGTGCTGGTGCTCAAG CTCGGGGACATCCTCCCCTACAGCCACCCGGGGGTGCTGTTCCTGTTCTTGGCGGCTTTCGCTGTGGCCACAGTGGTCCAGAGTTTCTTGCTGAGCGCCTTCTTCTCCCGCGCGAACTTGGCAGCCGCCTGTGGGGGTCTTGCCTATTTCCTACTCTATCTGCCCTACGTGCTGTGCGTGGCCTGGAGGGACCAGCTGCCCATGGGCGGCCGCGTGGCCGCG AGTCTTCTGTCGCCCGTGGCCTTCGGTTTTGGCTGCGAGAGCCTGGCGCTGCTGGAAGAGCAGGGCGAGGGTGCGCAGTGGCACAACATGGGCACCGGGCCTACAGCAGATGTCTTCAGCTTGGCCCAGGTCTCGGGCCTTCTGCTGCTCGATGCCGCTCTCTATGGCCTCGCCACTTGGTACCTGGAGGCGGTGTGCCCAG GCGAGTACGGGATTCCCGAACCGTGGAACTTTCCCTTTCGGAGGAGCTACTGGTTTGGGTCTCAGACCCCCAAGGGTCCTGCCCCAGTCCTGGCCGTGCAGGACCCCAAAG TGCTGGTGGAGGAGGCGCCCCCCAGCCTGATTCCGGGGGTCTCCATACGCGGCCTGGAAAAGCGCTTTCCTGGCAACCCACAGCCAGCGCTGTGTGGACTCAGCCTGGACTTCTACCAGGGCCACATCACCGCCTTCCTGGGCCACAATGGGGCTGGCAAAACGACCACAAT GTCCATCCTGAGTGGCCTCTTTCCACCCACGGCTGGCTCCGCCTCTGTCCTGGGCCACGACGTCCGGACCAGCATGGCAGCCATCCGGCCCTGCCTGGGTGTCTGCCCGCAGTACAACATACTCTTTGACCT GCTGACTGTGGATGAGCACATCTGGTTCTATGGGCGGTTGAAGGGTCTGAGCGCAGCTGCCATGGGTCCCGAGCAGGACCGGCTGCTGCAGGACATGGGGCTGATCCCCAAGAGGCATGCACAGACTCATCACCTGTCAG GAGGAATGCAGCGGAAGCTCTCAGTAGCCATTGCCTTTGTGGGTGGCTCCCAAGTTGTTATCCTGGATGAGCCCACAGCTGGTGTGGACCCCACTTCCCGTCGAGGCATCTGGGAGCTGCTGCTCAAATATCGGGAAG GTCGCACACTGATCCTCTCCACCCACCACCTGGATGAGGCGGAGCTGCTGGGAGACAGGGTGGCGATAGTGGCAGGGGGCCGCCTGTGCTGCTGTGGCTCTCCTCTCTTCCTGCGGCGTCACTTGGGCTCCGGATACTACTTGACATTGGCCAAGGGTCCCCCACCCCTGGCCACAAGCAAAAAG GGTGAAACTGGCTTGAAGAACAGCATGGATGCTGGGCAGAAAAGGGAGCCAGGCGGCCAGGCCAGCTCTGCCG GTGCAGCCCAGCTGTGGGCCATAGTGCAGCGCCAAGTGCCCGGCACACGACTGGTCAAGGATCTGCCACATGAACTGGTGCTGGCGCTGCCCTACAAGGGCGCCCTGGATGGCAGCTTTGCTGAGCTCTTCCATGATCTGGACCAGCGGCTGGGAGAGCTGGGACTGACTGGCTATGGGATCTCCGACACCAGCCTGGAGGAG ATCTTCCTGAAGGTGGTGGAAGATTGTGCTGTGGACACAGGCCCAGAGG ATGGTAGGCCCAGGCAGGGTTCATGCTTGGGTATTTCTCATCCCGACACGACTAGGCAGCTCCAAGTTCCTCCAGAGGAGACAGCCCTGGAGAATGGGGGGCTGG CTGGCTCTGCCCCTGAGACACAGGCACTACAGGGCTCTGGGCCGGCCACCACAGGCCGCGTACACAGCTGGGCGCTCACTTGCCAGCAGCTCCGGGCCTTACTTCTCAAGCGTTTCCTGCTTGCCCGCCGCAGTCGCCGTGGCCTGTTTGCCCAG ATTGTGCTGCCTGCCCTCTTTGTGGGCCTGGCGCTGGTGTTCAGCCTCATTGCACCCCCGTTTGGATACTACCCGGCTCTGCGGCTGAGCCCCAGCATGTACGGCTCCCAGGTGTCCTTCTTCAG CGATGACACTCCAGGGGACCCTGAACACACCCGCCTGGTCGAGGCCCTGCTGAAGGAGGCCGGACTCGAGGAGCCTTACCCGAAAAGTAACTCCAGCAG GGCACCAGCATGCGCGCGGCCTGTCTTCTGCCACTTCTCGGTGCCTGAGGTCCCTGCAGACGTGGCTGAGGTCTTGGCCAGTGGCAACTGGACCCTGGAGTCTCCATcccccgcctgccagtgcagccgGCCTGGTGCCCGCCGCCTGCTGCCTGACTGCCCTGCCGCAGCCGGTGGCCCCCCGCCACCCCAGGCGCCAACCAGCTCTGGTGAAGTGGTCCAGAACCTAACGGGCCGGAACCTGTCTGACTTCCTGGTCAAGACCTACCCTCGCCTGGTGCGCCAAGG cctgaagaccaAGAAATGGGTGAACGAGGTCAG GTATGGGGGCTTCTCCCTGGGGGGCCGAGACCCAGGCCTGCCCTCGGGCTTGGAGGTGGGCCACTCTGTGGAGGAGCTGCGGGCACTGCTGAACCCCACACCAGGCGAGGCCCTCGAGCACCTCCTGAACAACCTCACAGCATGGGCTGTTGGTCTGGACACTCAGGATGGCCTCAAG ATCTGGTTTAACAACAAGGGCTGGCACGCCATGGTTGCCTTTGTAAACCGAGCCAACAACGCTCTCCTACGCGCCCACCTGCCACCAGGCCTCTCCCACCATGCCCACAGCATCACCACGCTCAATCACCCCCTGAACCTCACCAAGGAGCAGTTGTCTGAGGCTGCGCT GATGGCCTCCTCAGTGGACGTGCTTGTCTCCATCTGCGTGGTCTTCGCCATGTCCTTTGTCCCGGCCAGCTTCATCCTTGTCCTCATTGACGAGCGTGTCACCCGAGCCAAACACCTGCAGTGCATGGGAGGCCTGCCCCCCACTCTCTACTGGCTTGGCAACTTTCTCTGGGACATG TGTAACTACTTGGTGTCAGCGTGCATCATGGTGCTCATCTTTTTGGCCTTCCAGCAGAGGGCGTATGTGGCCCCTGCCAACCTGCCTGCCCTCCTGCTGTTGCTACTACTGTACGG CTGGTCGATCACGCCACTCATGTACCCAGCCTCCTTCTTCTTCTCCGTGCCCAGCACAGCCTATGTTGTGCTCACCTGCATCAATCTCTTTATTGGTATCAATGGCAGCATGGCCACCTTCGTGCTCGAGCTCTTCTCTGATCAG AAGTTGCAGAAGGTGAGCCGGATCCTGAAACAGGTCTTCCTTATCTTTCCTCACTTCTGCTTGGGTCGGGGCCTCATCGACATGGTGCGGAACCAGGCCATGGCTGATGCCTTTGAGCGCTTGG GAGAGGGGCATTTCCAGTCGCCCCTGCGTTGGGAGGTGGTCGGCAAGAACCTCTTGGCCATGTTCATACAGGGGCCAATCTTCCTCCTCTTTACACTACTGCTTCAGCACCACAACCGCCTCCTACCACA ACCCAAGCTGAGGCCACTACCTGCCCTGGGAGAGGAGGATGAGGATGTGGCCCGTGAGCGGGAACGGGTAGTACAAGGGGCCACCCAGGGGGATGTGTTGGTACTGAGGAACCTGACCAAG GTGTACCCTGGGCAGAAGACACCAGCTGTTGACCGCCTGTGCCTGGGGATTCCCCCTGGTGAG TGTTTCGGGCTGCTGGGCGTGAACGGAGCAGGGAAAACGTCCACATTCCGCATGGTGACTGGGGACACGCTGCCCAGTGGGGGCGAGGCCATTCTGGAAGGCCACAG CGTGGCCCAGGAACCGGCCGCAGCTCACTGCCGCATGGGCTACTGCCCTCAGTCGGATGCCATCTTCGAGCTGCTGACCGGTCGTGAGCACCTGGAGCTGTATGCACGCCTGCGAGGAGTCCCCGAAGCCCAAGTTGCCCAG ACAGCAAGCTACGGCCTGGCACGCCTGGGCCTCCCTCAGCATGCTGACCAACCTGCGGGCACCTACAGCTGTGGCAACAAGCGGAAGCTGGCGACAGCCATGGCTCTGGTGGGGGACCCGGCTTTAGTCTTTctg GACGAGCCGACCACTGGCATGGACCCTGGTGCCCGGCGGTTCCTCTGGAACAGTCTTCTGGACGTGGTGCGGGAGGGCCGCTCCGTGGTACTCACCTCACACAG CATGGAGGAGTGCGAGGCACTCTGTTCGCGCCTGGCCATCATGGTGAATGGGCGGTTCCGCTGCCTGGGCAGCACACAGCACCTCAAGGGCAG ATCCAAGTCGGCGGCCGACTTCGTGGCCCAGGCGTTCCCGGGAGCTGAGCTGCGGGAGGCGCATGGTGGCCGCCTGCGCTTCCAGCTGCTGCCAGGAGGGCGCTGCACCTTGGCGCTCGTCTTTGGATTGCTGGCGGCAAGCGGCGCAGAGCATGGTGTGGAGGACTTCTCTGTGAGCCAGACCACGCTGGAGGAG GTATTCTTGTACTTCTCCAAGGATCAGGGCAAAGAGGAAGATGAGAAGGAGACAGAAGTGGGGGCTGACCCTGTGCCAGGCCCGCAGCGCCCCAAACTCATAACCCAGTTCCTTGATGACCACAGCATGGCTGAGACAGTCCTCTGA